Proteins from one Pontibacter korlensis genomic window:
- a CDS encoding N-acetylmuramoyl-L-alanine amidase: MNVITRPFKGMVVRVGAIGLLFLSACAGPAFKIVEKPIVFDQERKQLSLEYMEARYNMQKDAPYIEPKMIVLHWTAIPTLERSFAAMNPTLLPGARTEIGAASNLNVSAQFLVDRDGTVYRQLPDTAFARHVIGLNHCAIGVENVGGGSEGLTKAQLKANEELVRYLKSRYDIEYLIGHYEYKDFEGHPLWKEVDSGYRTQKVDPGVGFMKKIRKRTKDLGLKGSPKS; this comes from the coding sequence ATGAATGTGATCACAAGGCCATTTAAAGGGATGGTGGTAAGAGTGGGGGCCATAGGCCTATTGTTTCTGAGCGCCTGTGCCGGACCAGCTTTCAAAATAGTAGAAAAGCCCATCGTGTTTGATCAGGAGCGCAAGCAACTCTCCTTAGAGTACATGGAAGCCAGGTACAACATGCAAAAGGACGCTCCCTACATAGAGCCCAAAATGATCGTGTTGCACTGGACAGCCATACCTACTCTGGAAAGATCTTTCGCAGCCATGAACCCGACGCTGCTGCCTGGTGCCCGTACCGAGATTGGTGCAGCAAGTAACCTAAATGTATCCGCTCAGTTTCTGGTAGACCGGGATGGTACTGTTTACCGCCAGCTTCCCGATACGGCTTTTGCTCGACACGTCATTGGCTTGAACCACTGTGCCATAGGTGTAGAGAACGTGGGAGGAGGGAGCGAGGGGTTAACCAAAGCCCAGCTGAAAGCCAATGAAGAGTTAGTAAGATATCTAAAAAGCAGGTATGACATTGAGTACCTGATCGGGCACTATGAGTACAAGGATTTTGAGGGCCATCCACTCTGGAAGGAAGTAGATTCCGGTTACAGAACCCAGAAGGTAGACCCGGGTGTAGGCTTCATGAAAAAGATCAGGAAACGTACAAAGGATCTGGGGCTTAAAGGTTCTCCCAAATCATGA
- a CDS encoding N-acetylmuramoyl-L-alanine amidase family protein: MSVHPASILAQERASPLIGKIICLDAGHGGTAETDSYRAGPTGEREEWINLRVALLLQKMLEEKGARVLMTRTADDNIPLAERAKLAIESQADVFLSVHHNATADAKANFPIIYFHGNASENAASVALGKDIAQALAEHLYNGNTPASLVSDHTIFATAGTKVLRDTYGIPGVIAEASFFTNTSEEKRLKKRAYNRKEARAYVAALEKFFSKQVPPILDKNSQVKLPPFKALQEAERMSETARLWHQDYLRAQELMAKGDATSLQHAYELFTQSARSFPDSYVAAQCHMNRAFILKKLGKVEEAHQETLRAEEHYVHVSERQL; the protein is encoded by the coding sequence ATGTCTGTGCACCCCGCTTCTATACTTGCCCAGGAGCGGGCCAGTCCCTTGATAGGTAAAATCATTTGCCTGGATGCCGGGCATGGGGGTACGGCAGAAACAGATAGTTACCGCGCAGGGCCTACTGGTGAGCGAGAAGAGTGGATTAACTTACGGGTGGCGCTACTGCTGCAAAAAATGCTGGAGGAGAAAGGGGCCAGGGTGTTGATGACACGCACGGCCGATGACAATATACCGCTAGCGGAACGCGCTAAGTTAGCTATAGAGAGCCAGGCTGATGTTTTCCTGTCGGTCCACCACAATGCCACTGCTGACGCCAAGGCTAATTTCCCAATCATTTACTTTCACGGAAATGCTTCTGAGAATGCTGCCAGTGTTGCTTTAGGCAAAGATATAGCGCAGGCTCTTGCTGAGCATTTGTATAATGGGAATACACCAGCAAGCCTGGTATCAGATCATACTATTTTTGCGACGGCGGGCACTAAGGTCCTGCGCGACACTTATGGTATTCCGGGTGTAATAGCAGAGGCCTCCTTCTTTACCAATACTTCGGAAGAGAAGCGGCTGAAGAAGCGGGCGTACAACCGCAAGGAGGCACGTGCTTATGTAGCAGCGTTGGAGAAATTTTTCAGCAAACAGGTTCCTCCTATACTTGATAAAAACTCACAGGTGAAGCTTCCTCCTTTCAAGGCTCTTCAAGAGGCTGAACGCATGAGCGAAACGGCCCGCCTCTGGCACCAGGATTACCTGCGAGCGCAGGAGCTGATGGCAAAAGGAGACGCTACCTCACTGCAGCATGCTTATGAGTTGTTCACCCAATCTGCCCGCTCTTTCCCCGACTCGTATGTGGCAGCGCAATGCCATATGAACAGAGCCTTCATTCTGAAGAAGTTGGGAAAAGTGGAAGAAGCCCACCAGGAGACACTGCGGGCTGAGGAGCATTATGTGCATGTAAGTGAGAGGCAGCTTTAA
- a CDS encoding serine hydrolase produces MNLHATAQTSAHKVLRQQTERQLGELISRSPAITGLVAVDLTTGDTFSFNADVVFPQASAIKVPILMSVYKQAHEGKFTLSDKREVAATDVVGGTGILKDLVDLPSVSIRNLGVLMITLSDNTATNSLIDLVSMQEINSMLRSLGAKQTLVQRKMINSAASGRGEENLSTPADAAKILQLLYKGEFINKTTSDEIISILKKTDRQTSRLATRLPGHVPIAFKPGVLNGVSTEWAIILLPERPYAVAVMESYKVEGQAEHTVEELSEVLYQYFWRTGNATRYGTYVDPKLIK; encoded by the coding sequence ATGAATTTACATGCTACTGCACAGACTTCTGCCCATAAAGTGCTGCGGCAGCAAACAGAGAGACAGCTGGGTGAGTTAATCAGCCGATCACCGGCGATTACTGGGCTGGTGGCTGTTGATCTTACCACAGGGGATACCTTCTCTTTCAACGCTGATGTGGTGTTTCCGCAGGCCAGTGCCATCAAGGTTCCCATCCTGATGAGCGTATACAAACAGGCACATGAGGGAAAGTTCACTCTTTCTGATAAGCGTGAAGTGGCTGCCACGGATGTAGTAGGCGGAACCGGCATTCTGAAGGACCTGGTGGACCTGCCTTCGGTGAGCATCCGGAACCTGGGTGTGCTAATGATTACGCTGAGCGACAATACTGCTACCAATTCGCTTATTGATCTGGTGAGCATGCAAGAAATTAATTCTATGCTACGGTCATTAGGTGCAAAGCAAACGCTGGTTCAGCGCAAAATGATCAATTCAGCAGCTTCTGGTAGGGGAGAGGAGAACCTTTCTACTCCGGCTGATGCGGCTAAAATCCTGCAGCTACTTTATAAAGGAGAGTTTATCAACAAGACTACTTCAGATGAAATCATTTCTATCCTGAAGAAAACGGATCGCCAGACAAGCCGGTTAGCAACAAGGTTGCCAGGCCATGTGCCGATAGCCTTCAAACCAGGTGTTTTGAATGGCGTTTCGACGGAGTGGGCTATTATCTTGCTGCCCGAGCGACCTTATGCCGTGGCCGTGATGGAAAGTTATAAAGTAGAGGGGCAGGCTGAGCACACGGTGGAGGAGCTATCAGAAGTGCTGTATCAGTATTTCTGGCGAACAGGCAATGCCACCCGCTATGGCACCTATGTAGATCCGAAACTTATTAAGTAA
- a CDS encoding SusD/RagB family nutrient-binding outer membrane lipoprotein, producing the protein MKRRFLNIKLLLVATTLLFNTSCESYLDINDDPNLPTSVPAHSRLVGAITTSNGSSMWRASREVAAVTQYASTALTTGSNRNAETWRFTASYFFWQNAYVFTMPNCVDLIVLGEKEGNPHFVGAGKTLLALNLGMLTDQYGAIVVDDYYDGNSQINLTPTFNSQEEVYQRIQQLLDEAIVAFDNPNNKTPLNFSGGDIMYQGDVDKWRRFAWSLKARYLNHLSKKSSLYDAQKIIEATQNGFNADGMDAEFAYLEGGQQTDENPWYSWGGFTAADPVNNRYFTWTQFFVDLLQNLPVTETDYQDPRISRIMEPAPSDGQYRGLKSGLGLAGGQGGTGQFTDVDDYGQFKNSGFYTRATSPFPFITYSEVKLIEAEARLRSNDASGALAAYEEGVKANMRKLGVSADEINAYWSAQLANGVEQHFNNLTQGLSHIMRQKYITQCLNPETWVDMRRMDYSQEIYGPYLQRPANINTVVFNANDPNQWIQAMVYETNEQNRNGAQIGDNSEQYRLLTPLWWNIPE; encoded by the coding sequence ATGAAAAGGAGATTTTTAAATATAAAGCTGCTTTTAGTTGCTACAACCTTACTGTTCAATACTTCTTGTGAAAGTTATCTGGATATAAATGATGACCCCAACCTGCCAACCTCTGTGCCGGCTCATAGCCGATTGGTAGGTGCCATTACCACTTCCAATGGGTCGTCTATGTGGCGGGCCTCCCGAGAAGTTGCCGCTGTTACGCAGTACGCCTCTACAGCCCTTACAACAGGTTCGAACAGGAATGCTGAAACGTGGAGGTTTACAGCCAGTTATTTCTTCTGGCAAAACGCCTACGTATTCACCATGCCTAACTGTGTAGACCTTATTGTGCTGGGCGAGAAAGAAGGTAACCCTCATTTTGTGGGAGCCGGCAAAACCCTTCTGGCGCTCAATCTGGGTATGCTGACGGATCAGTACGGAGCAATTGTGGTAGATGACTACTATGACGGGAATTCTCAGATCAACCTTACGCCCACCTTCAACTCTCAGGAAGAAGTATACCAGCGCATTCAGCAACTGCTGGATGAGGCCATTGTTGCTTTTGACAATCCAAACAACAAGACTCCGTTGAACTTCAGTGGGGGAGATATCATGTATCAAGGGGATGTGGACAAGTGGCGTCGCTTTGCATGGTCATTGAAGGCCCGGTACCTGAACCATCTGTCTAAAAAGAGCAGCCTGTACGATGCCCAGAAGATTATCGAGGCTACCCAGAATGGCTTTAATGCAGATGGTATGGACGCAGAGTTTGCCTACTTGGAAGGCGGGCAACAGACTGACGAAAACCCGTGGTACAGCTGGGGTGGCTTTACTGCTGCCGATCCGGTGAACAACCGCTACTTCACCTGGACTCAGTTCTTTGTGGACCTGTTACAAAACCTGCCCGTTACAGAAACCGATTACCAGGATCCACGCATAAGCCGTATCATGGAACCGGCTCCGTCTGATGGGCAATACCGCGGCCTGAAGTCAGGCTTAGGTTTAGCAGGAGGCCAGGGAGGTACCGGTCAGTTTACAGACGTTGATGATTATGGACAGTTTAAAAACAGCGGGTTCTATACAAGAGCAACTTCTCCATTCCCTTTCATTACATATTCTGAAGTAAAGCTGATAGAGGCTGAAGCTCGTTTACGCTCTAATGATGCATCTGGAGCATTGGCCGCTTACGAAGAAGGCGTGAAAGCCAACATGCGCAAACTGGGCGTGTCGGCTGATGAAATCAATGCTTATTGGAGTGCGCAGCTTGCTAATGGTGTAGAACAGCACTTTAATAACCTGACACAAGGCCTGAGCCATATCATGCGTCAGAAGTACATTACACAATGCCTGAACCCTGAGACATGGGTAGATATGCGCCGTATGGACTACAGCCAAGAGATTTACGGACCTTACCTGCAGCGTCCGGCAAACATCAACACGGTTGTGTTCAATGCCAATGATCCGAATCAATGGATACAGGCCATGGTTTACGAAACCAACGAGCAGAACCGAAATGGTGCTCAGATCGGAGATAATTCAGAGCAGTACCGCTTGCTGACTCCGCTTTGGTGGAACATTCCTGAATAA
- a CDS encoding SusC/RagA family TonB-linked outer membrane protein codes for MRKLLLLFFLAYVSFMPWQGWAQSVSISGQVTSAADNNPLPGVSVAVKGTTTGTHTDADGQFTLQAPAGSSLVFRYIGFLTKEVKVGNASTINVALQESSQNLGEVVVTAFGVEQEKRALGYSVQELQTRDITETQQANIVNAMQGKVAGVQITNSGGAPGASAIMMIRGGTSLSGNNQPLYVVDGIPIDNTTPVGQGGLSAGTAPASNRAIDINPEDIASITVLKGPSAAALYGLRAAEGVVVITTKKGTAGKAKINYSNTFSFDKVNKLPDFQSVYKQGEQGDFDPAAMGSWGPAFSANETRYNNLESMFKSAFTQKHDLSVSGGNDRSTFYASASHFDQGGIVENTALERNSFRLSADTKVGEKLKIGGTANYIKTGRTYVSQGSASGVMGAVYWPLNDDMGLYLNPDGTQRTIGVNDNPHWSVRNKPITSDVDRIMAVGTVIYDPFEFLNVTYRLGTDYYTDNFKSVRMPGTTTVGEERGAISESTTNNRITTSTLLVTGKKSFGDFNTSLTLGHNAEDSRRQTATWYGRNFIDPGFASINNVVQTDRTISQAISQRRIVGVFGDLNLDWKGIAFLSFRGRNDWSSTLPVSSRSFFYPSVSTSLVITDLLEDMGAISGSSVLSFAKIRASWARVGKDAPPHVLATTLATATNSFTIAPRGFISNANDYYGNPALKPEFTNSIELGADVRFFRNRLGLDFTYYKTSTDEQILGTRTPPSSGAFLAYMNGGRIDNEGVELMLNTQPVTNENFTWQLDFNIAKNTATVKELPGTLDRVELSDAWVAGSVAQGAAFLGGSLFGINGNVWKRNEQGQLLLNDEGYPQVQSTLQYIGDRNPDWTGGITNTFSYKNLSLSFLWDIRVGGDIYNATENTLVRSGLSTKTLDRGQTRVFEGVIESTGEPNTKSVVLDQNYYQTIYPFQGYDFVEDGSWLRMRYITLTYNLPSQILEKTPISNLQVFATGRNLVLITDYSGVDPEVSGSGAGVGGSGSFGFDNLGVPATRGFDIGLKLTL; via the coding sequence ATGAGGAAACTATTACTACTTTTCTTCCTTGCCTATGTCAGCTTCATGCCATGGCAAGGGTGGGCACAAAGCGTTTCAATCTCCGGCCAGGTAACCTCGGCAGCAGATAACAACCCCTTACCTGGTGTCAGTGTGGCGGTTAAAGGAACAACAACCGGCACCCATACCGATGCAGACGGGCAGTTTACGCTCCAGGCTCCTGCAGGCAGCAGTCTTGTGTTTCGATACATTGGCTTTCTGACAAAAGAGGTGAAGGTGGGCAACGCTTCCACCATCAATGTAGCCTTGCAGGAAAGTTCGCAGAACTTAGGAGAGGTGGTGGTAACAGCCTTTGGTGTGGAGCAGGAGAAAAGAGCTCTCGGGTACTCTGTGCAGGAACTACAAACCAGAGACATCACAGAAACCCAGCAAGCTAACATTGTAAATGCTATGCAAGGCAAGGTAGCCGGCGTACAGATAACAAACTCAGGAGGAGCTCCGGGAGCATCAGCTATCATGATGATTCGGGGTGGTACCTCGCTGAGTGGCAACAACCAGCCGCTATACGTGGTGGACGGTATTCCGATAGACAATACCACGCCAGTGGGGCAGGGGGGGCTTTCGGCAGGAACAGCACCTGCTTCTAACCGGGCTATTGATATCAACCCAGAGGACATCGCTAGTATTACAGTACTAAAAGGACCTTCTGCGGCTGCGCTTTATGGCCTAAGGGCAGCGGAAGGTGTAGTGGTTATCACGACCAAAAAAGGAACGGCTGGCAAAGCAAAAATCAACTATTCCAACACCTTCTCTTTTGATAAAGTGAACAAGCTTCCGGACTTCCAGTCTGTGTATAAGCAAGGAGAGCAGGGCGACTTTGATCCGGCAGCTATGGGATCCTGGGGGCCAGCCTTCAGTGCGAATGAAACCAGGTACAATAACCTGGAGAGCATGTTCAAGTCAGCTTTCACACAGAAACATGACTTATCTGTAAGCGGAGGAAATGACCGCTCCACATTCTATGCCTCTGCCTCTCACTTCGACCAGGGGGGTATTGTTGAAAACACAGCGTTGGAACGTAACTCTTTCCGCCTGTCAGCTGATACCAAAGTCGGAGAGAAACTAAAAATCGGCGGTACGGCCAACTACATTAAAACCGGAAGAACGTATGTGTCGCAGGGTAGTGCCAGTGGTGTGATGGGTGCTGTGTACTGGCCTCTGAACGATGATATGGGTCTTTACCTGAACCCGGATGGAACGCAGCGCACCATTGGCGTTAATGACAACCCGCACTGGAGTGTCCGAAACAAGCCAATTACCAGCGACGTGGACCGGATTATGGCTGTTGGTACGGTTATTTATGATCCATTTGAGTTCCTGAATGTGACTTACCGTTTAGGTACAGATTACTATACGGATAATTTCAAGAGTGTCCGTATGCCTGGTACGACAACGGTTGGTGAGGAAAGAGGTGCCATATCGGAGTCTACCACTAATAACCGCATCACAACCTCTACCTTGCTGGTAACAGGTAAGAAATCATTTGGCGATTTTAATACAAGTCTCACCTTGGGGCACAATGCTGAGGATTCCCGTCGCCAGACTGCTACTTGGTACGGCCGTAACTTCATCGATCCAGGTTTTGCAAGTATAAACAACGTGGTACAAACCGACAGAACCATCTCACAGGCTATCTCACAACGCAGGATAGTGGGTGTATTCGGGGACTTAAACCTGGACTGGAAAGGAATTGCCTTCCTGAGCTTCCGCGGGCGAAACGATTGGTCCTCTACCTTGCCAGTCAGCTCTCGTTCTTTCTTTTACCCATCGGTAAGCACATCACTGGTTATAACAGATCTGCTGGAAGATATGGGTGCCATCTCAGGAAGCAGTGTGCTCTCGTTTGCTAAGATAAGAGCGTCATGGGCTAGAGTAGGCAAGGACGCTCCTCCGCATGTGTTGGCAACAACGCTTGCTACTGCTACCAACAGCTTTACCATCGCTCCGCGTGGTTTTATCTCCAATGCGAATGATTACTACGGTAACCCTGCACTGAAGCCGGAGTTCACAAATTCTATCGAGTTAGGTGCTGATGTTCGCTTCTTCCGCAACAGGTTAGGTCTGGACTTCACATACTATAAAACCAGTACCGACGAACAGATACTTGGAACCCGAACACCTCCATCTTCCGGAGCTTTCTTGGCCTACATGAATGGTGGCCGCATCGACAATGAAGGAGTAGAATTAATGCTGAACACGCAGCCGGTTACAAATGAGAACTTCACCTGGCAGCTAGACTTTAACATTGCTAAAAACACAGCCACTGTAAAAGAACTGCCTGGTACCCTTGACCGTGTTGAGTTATCAGATGCATGGGTAGCTGGCTCTGTGGCGCAGGGCGCTGCCTTCTTAGGAGGTTCTTTGTTTGGCATCAACGGTAACGTTTGGAAGCGAAATGAGCAGGGGCAGTTACTGCTCAACGACGAGGGGTATCCGCAGGTACAGTCTACGCTGCAGTACATCGGTGACCGTAACCCTGACTGGACAGGCGGTATCACAAATACATTTAGCTACAAAAACCTGTCACTCTCCTTCCTGTGGGATATTCGTGTGGGTGGTGATATTTACAACGCTACGGAAAACACGCTGGTGCGCTCCGGCCTGAGCACCAAGACGCTTGATAGAGGCCAAACCAGGGTATTTGAAGGAGTGATAGAGTCAACTGGTGAGCCTAACACTAAGAGTGTGGTGCTGGATCAGAACTACTACCAAACAATCTACCCTTTTCAGGGATACGATTTTGTGGAAGATGGCAGCTGGCTAAGAATGCGCTACATCACCTTAACTTACAATTTGCCGTCGCAAATACTAGAAAAAACACCAATCAGCAACCTGCAGGTTTTTGCTACCGGCCGTAACCTGGTCCTTATCACAGATTACTCTGGCGTTGATCCTGAAGTATCAGGAAGCGGTGCCGGTGTGGGAGGCTCCGGTTCGTTTGGCTTTGACAACCTGGGTGTTCCTGCGACCCGTGGTTTTGACATTGGATTGAAATTAACCCTGTAA
- a CDS encoding quinone oxidoreductase family protein — MKALYLDDINTPFTIIEKEKPAAGPGEVVVQVKAAALNRRDVWIQKGKYFIKKYPAILGSDCAGVVTELGEGVDKIWLNQEVMVDPSTDWGDNPRAHAEKFKILGMPADGAFAEYVKVPADNLYQKPLHLSFEEASALPLAGVTAYRALFTKCQLQAGERVLVTGAGGGVALFALQFALAAGAEVWVTSGADEKIGLAQDLGAAGGINYKQENWGKDLKAQTGGFDVIIDSAAGEGFVQLVKLAKPGGRISMYGGTTGMIGQLNPAEIFWKQLSIYGSTMGTAQDFAQMVRLVEEKEIHPVVDIVYPLEKAEEAMRYMEAGKQFGKIVLKVQ; from the coding sequence ATGAAAGCATTATACTTAGACGATATCAACACTCCCTTCACCATCATAGAGAAAGAGAAACCAGCTGCTGGCCCCGGAGAGGTAGTAGTACAGGTAAAAGCGGCTGCCCTAAACCGTCGGGATGTGTGGATTCAGAAAGGAAAATACTTTATAAAGAAGTATCCGGCTATACTTGGCTCTGATTGTGCCGGAGTAGTAACTGAGCTAGGAGAGGGTGTTGATAAGATCTGGCTAAACCAGGAGGTGATGGTAGACCCCTCTACTGACTGGGGAGACAACCCGCGGGCACATGCTGAGAAGTTTAAGATACTGGGTATGCCTGCCGATGGAGCCTTTGCCGAATATGTGAAAGTACCTGCCGATAATCTATATCAGAAGCCGCTGCACCTGAGTTTTGAAGAAGCCTCGGCCTTACCGTTGGCTGGAGTAACTGCTTACCGTGCCCTGTTTACAAAGTGCCAGTTACAGGCTGGGGAGCGGGTGCTGGTAACAGGCGCTGGTGGTGGTGTGGCACTGTTTGCCCTACAGTTTGCCTTGGCTGCCGGAGCTGAAGTATGGGTTACCTCCGGTGCAGATGAAAAAATAGGCCTGGCCCAGGATCTGGGTGCTGCCGGAGGTATAAACTATAAGCAGGAGAACTGGGGTAAGGATCTGAAAGCCCAGACAGGAGGCTTTGATGTGATTATTGACAGCGCGGCCGGCGAGGGTTTTGTGCAGTTAGTGAAGCTGGCAAAGCCAGGTGGTCGTATTAGCATGTATGGTGGCACTACGGGAATGATCGGGCAGCTAAACCCGGCAGAAATTTTCTGGAAGCAGCTATCTATTTACGGTAGCACCATGGGCACAGCCCAAGACTTTGCCCAGATGGTACGACTTGTAGAGGAGAAGGAGATACACCCTGTGGTGGATATAGTATATCCGCTGGAGAAAGCCGAAGAGGCTATGCGCTACATGGAGGCTGGTAAACAGTTTGGTAAAATTGTGCTGAAGGTACAGTAA
- a CDS encoding GNAT family N-acetyltransferase, translating to MSTSKHIRQATTADIPLIMQLAEATWEPTYRSILTKEQLDFMFGVIYTEEALHKQMQQGQTFLLFHEEEGQPVGFASYSLKDEAEKVYKLNKIYLLPQTQGKGYGKVLIQAVEQEVRELGGAVLDLNVNRYNAAKSFYERCGYHVHQQEDIPIGPYWMNDFVMRKSLK from the coding sequence ATGAGCACAAGCAAGCACATACGCCAAGCCACAACTGCCGACATTCCACTAATCATGCAACTGGCAGAAGCCACCTGGGAGCCAACTTACCGCAGCATCCTTACAAAGGAGCAGCTAGATTTCATGTTTGGAGTAATCTACACGGAAGAAGCTTTGCATAAACAGATGCAGCAGGGACAGACATTCTTACTCTTCCATGAGGAGGAAGGCCAGCCAGTAGGATTCGCTTCTTACTCGCTAAAAGACGAAGCAGAGAAAGTATACAAGCTGAATAAAATCTACCTGCTGCCCCAGACCCAAGGCAAAGGCTACGGCAAAGTACTTATACAAGCTGTGGAACAGGAAGTGAGGGAACTTGGCGGAGCTGTACTCGACCTGAACGTAAACCGGTATAACGCAGCTAAAAGCTTTTATGAACGCTGTGGCTATCATGTACACCAGCAGGAGGATATACCAATAGGCCCTTATTGGATGAACGATTTTGTAATGCGCAAAAGCCTGAAATAA
- a CDS encoding S8 family peptidase translates to MKNRLHFKNVMRSLMLGAAAVTFSCTFTACDNESGDVAEPMAEFQAESQNGAIIAGQYIVVYKDGANLRLGNGASYQQRIETVREVSKSILADNGISDFKVEQTFGQAVKGIAVKLSAEEAEQLRKDPRVAYVEPDRVVMLAKPGTGGSGGGAQEVPYGIDRVGYASGAGKTAWVIDTGIDLDHPDLNVDAARSITVFTTGRDANSADDGNGHGSHVAGTIAAKNNTTGVIGVAYDATVVAVKVLDSRGSGSYSGVIAGVDYVAANAKAGDVANMSLGGPVSQALDDAVISAASKGVFFALAAGNDGADANNSSPARANHTNIFTVSAMNSTDTFASFSNFGNPPVDYCAPGVSIKSTWKDGGYNTISGTSMASPHVAGVLLLTGGKPVTDGYVNGDPDGSADPIAHR, encoded by the coding sequence ATGAAAAACAGATTACATTTCAAAAATGTGATGCGCTCACTTATGTTAGGAGCTGCAGCAGTAACGTTCTCATGCACCTTCACCGCCTGCGATAATGAGTCTGGCGATGTGGCTGAACCAATGGCTGAATTTCAGGCAGAAAGTCAAAATGGTGCAATTATAGCAGGGCAGTATATTGTTGTATATAAAGATGGCGCTAACCTTCGTCTTGGCAATGGCGCTTCCTATCAGCAACGCATTGAAACAGTACGCGAAGTCAGCAAGAGTATCTTGGCTGATAACGGTATCAGTGACTTTAAAGTAGAGCAGACTTTTGGCCAGGCCGTGAAGGGTATTGCCGTAAAGCTTTCTGCAGAAGAGGCTGAGCAGCTTCGCAAAGATCCGCGTGTAGCATACGTGGAGCCAGACAGAGTAGTAATGCTAGCCAAGCCTGGCACAGGCGGCAGTGGCGGTGGTGCCCAGGAAGTTCCTTACGGAATTGATCGGGTAGGCTATGCAAGCGGCGCTGGTAAAACTGCCTGGGTAATTGACACGGGTATCGACCTTGACCACCCAGATTTGAATGTAGATGCTGCCCGTAGTATAACAGTGTTTACAACCGGTAGAGATGCGAACTCTGCTGATGATGGTAACGGACATGGCTCTCACGTAGCTGGTACCATTGCTGCTAAAAACAATACAACAGGTGTGATCGGTGTAGCATATGATGCCACTGTAGTAGCTGTAAAAGTTCTTGACTCCAGAGGAAGTGGTTCGTACTCAGGTGTTATCGCTGGAGTAGACTATGTTGCTGCTAATGCAAAAGCTGGTGATGTGGCTAATATGAGCTTAGGAGGACCTGTGTCACAGGCTTTGGATGATGCAGTGATAAGTGCAGCCTCTAAGGGTGTTTTCTTTGCTCTAGCAGCCGGTAATGATGGTGCTGATGCCAATAATTCATCTCCGGCTCGTGCAAATCACACAAACATCTTTACTGTATCTGCCATGAACTCTACAGATACATTTGCCAGCTTCTCTAATTTTGGTAACCCTCCTGTAGATTATTGTGCGCCGGGTGTAAGTATCAAATCGACCTGGAAAGATGGTGGATATAATACTATTAGTGGTACTTCTATGGCCTCTCCGCACGTTGCAGGTGTACTGTTGCTTACTGGAGGTAAACCAGTAACGGACGGTTATGTAAACGGTGATCCAGACGGTAGCGCAGACCCAATAGCACACCGCTAG
- a CDS encoding peptidylprolyl isomerase, with product MKKLFLSPLSRPMLFAACLLPLFSCNKGSSNETDGEQTEAVAEDEQTLEPLTTETAVAKLEAYGQNNQDSLAVISTRHGDIKVRLYKDTPLHRANFVRLTKAGFYNEGEFYRVVEGFAIQGGDSDERQMSQGAYKIPQEFNPKYIHKRGALAMARYGDDRNPDKESSSHNFYIVTGKPVSKDELLAFEQKHGIDYTPEQEKTYLSVGGEPGLDTEYTVFGEVVEGMDVVEKIEKEPVDASDWPRQVVPHTIKIVNE from the coding sequence ATGAAGAAACTGTTCTTATCTCCTCTTAGCCGGCCAATGCTATTTGCAGCGTGCCTGCTGCCCCTGTTCAGCTGCAACAAAGGATCTTCTAACGAGACGGATGGTGAGCAAACTGAGGCTGTAGCTGAAGATGAGCAAACACTGGAGCCTTTGACTACTGAGACCGCTGTTGCCAAGTTGGAGGCATATGGCCAAAACAACCAGGATAGCCTTGCAGTGATCAGTACCCGCCATGGCGACATAAAAGTGCGCCTTTATAAGGATACACCATTGCACCGGGCCAATTTTGTGCGCCTTACCAAGGCTGGCTTCTATAACGAGGGTGAGTTTTACCGTGTCGTGGAGGGCTTTGCCATACAGGGCGGCGATTCCGACGAGCGGCAGATGAGTCAGGGCGCTTATAAAATTCCTCAGGAGTTCAACCCTAAGTACATTCACAAGCGTGGTGCACTGGCCATGGCACGCTATGGCGATGACCGAAACCCGGATAAGGAGTCGTCTTCCCATAACTTCTATATTGTTACCGGTAAACCAGTAAGCAAGGACGAGCTACTGGCGTTTGAGCAAAAGCATGGTATCGACTACACGCCTGAGCAAGAGAAAACCTACTTATCAGTAGGCGGTGAGCCTGGCCTGGATACAGAGTATACTGTTTTTGGGGAAGTGGTAGAAGGCATGGATGTAGTAGAGAAGATTGAGAAGGAGCCTGTAGATGCTTCTGACTGGCCACGCCAGGTTGTACCGCACACCATTAAGATCGTAAACGAATAG